Proteins from a single region of Vanessa cardui chromosome 13, ilVanCard2.1, whole genome shotgun sequence:
- the LOC124534878 gene encoding uncharacterized protein LOC124534878: MFSKAVLCLSTLHFYSVAAQGECTDLRGRLITNGMHYVPGPDTCTLCICDNGVPKVCKAVLCSPPQDCRSFRVGTTCCEFICLDDVVKPAEGAEANVRVAAGGAAAIVLLTVALVVYRVRKQKRRRPPHTEDQRSLTSIGYISGSMGYMGGSCETAPMGAWKPPSNYLPRGEAPPPYEEAMAQCRSDPMRVGTEPSFHRTYAADDVCASHAYNLPRPVAQIANTQTCYNAPLLQSVHPSEVRDASNIPHPLAPNMGAVVGGARLTGSLGAISARLSVPRDDHERPHNVPGFYATHAALHRTIPRISTAVDTSTLEAMGFTRADRSLAGEVRRSFHRPGERIERVHSGRSVPRNLNIASAPDAPPAPLAPHAALAPSQASVRTAGRPRALSDEHDAKSKQPEAPPTLPLTVDKPSCVCSYESSARAEDADDYRSECENCHSTNNNSGWEEGSGAEGAGWGGTQTLQRRAPPPPAPPPATATLPQPVTRHGRTTMGNPSNWENWFNTIPDSDTESEEE, encoded by the exons atgtttagtAAAGCAGTGTTGTGTCTATCGACCTTACACTTTTATA GTGTTGCAGCACAAGGAGAATGCACCGATTTAAGGGGAAGGCTCATTACAAATGGGATGCACTATGTTCCAGGCCCCGATACATGCACGTTATGTATTTGTGACAATGGCGTGCCAAAAGTATGTAAAGCTGTTCTGTGTTCACCTCCCcag GATTGCCGTTCATTTCGTGTGGGTACTACGTGCTGCGAGTTTATTTGTCTCGACGATGTAGTGAAGCCCGCTGAGGGCGCTGAGGCTAATGTCCGAGTAGCGGCCGGAGGAGCAGCGGCGATAGTCCTGCTCACTGTAGCCTTGGTTGTCTACAGAGTTAGGAAACAGAAACGGCGGCGGCCACCCCACACGGAAGATCAGAGAAGTTTGACGAGTATTGG CTACATAAGCGGCAGTATGGGCTACATGGGCGGGAGTTGCGAGACAGCGCCGATGGGAGCTTGGAAGCCTCCTTCTAACTACCTGCCGAGGGGCGAGGCACCGCCGCCCTACGAGGAGGCCATGGCGCAGTGTCGTTCGGATCCTATGAG AGTGGGCACGGAGCCGTCGTTCCACCGCACGTACGCCGCCGACGACGTGTGCGCGTCGCACGCCTACAACCTGCCGCGCCCCGTCGCGCAG ATTGCGAATACTCAGACCTGCTACAACGCTCCTCTTCTGCAATCCGTACATCCGTCGGAAGTGAGAGACGCGTCTAATATTCCTCACCCATTGGCTCCAAACA TGGGCGCAGTGGTGGGCGGCGCGCGGCTCACGGGCTCGCTGGGCGCCATCAGCGCGCGCCTCAGCGTGCCGCGCGACGACCACGAGCGCCCGCACAACGTGCCCGGCTTCTACGCCACGCACGCCGCCCT GCACCGCACGATCCCGCGCATCTCGACGGCGGTGGACACGTCGACGCTGGAGGCGATGGGCTTCACGCGCGCCGACCGCTCGCTGGCGGGCGAGGTGCGGCGCTCGTTCCACCGGCCCGGCGAGCGCATCGAGCGCGTGCACTCGGGCCGCAGCGTGCCGCGCAACCTCAACATCGCCTCCGCGCCcgacgcgccgcccgcgcccctcGCGCCGCACGCCGCGCTCGCCCC GAGTCAGGCGTCGGTGCGCACGGCGGGGCGGCCGCGCGCGCTCAGCGACGAGCACGACGCGAAGAGCAAGCAACCCGAGGCGCCGCCCACTCTGCCGCTCACGGTCGACAAG CCTTCGTGCGTGTGCAGCTACGAGAGCAGCGCGCGCGCAGAGGACGCGGACGACTACCGCAGCGAGTGCGAGAACTGCCACTCCACCAATAACAACTCGGG GTGGGAGGAGGGCAGCGGCGCGGAGGGCGCGGGGTGGGGCGGCACGCAGACGCTGcagcgccgcgcgccgccgccgcccgcgccgccgcccgccacCGCCACGCTGCCGCAGCCCGTCACCCGCCACGG TCGAACCACGATGGGCAATCCCTCGAACTGGGAGAATTGGTTCAATACGATACCTGATTCTGATACAGAATCTGAAGAGGAATGA
- the LOC124534679 gene encoding mitochondrial outer membrane protein SLC25A46, translating to MAGFGDYSGYNRPFGLDPNRETNDIYDTRYQQIYGYHTPLTEEYQGPPLVMDDAPEEENNAYVTTAISVASLITENLLSHPFIVLRRQCQVHNSLRNYHIVPYTLLPVVVRLHRRQDFTTLWKGIGSTCIVKGLNLAVEDVMSKGTGWPKEIGKCSSVLQFLQHLTLKSISIAIVTPFYSASLVETVQSDIASDKPALLDVFREGFMRILEWGTPSRGRMLPIWAIVLPTVSLGISKYFAHILLRSVTVRILRFQQRHKHELNDSYNVNYSKNAQNPLIEDMNLKANIFSFITMEILFYPVETIIHRLHIQGTRTIIDNLDTGTSVTPILTGYQGFMDCYNTTIAKEGLGGLYKGFGALVLQLAAHLAIIKLTTLVVSEMSNLLKPASTPTNSEDSVHSQQKYLFN from the exons atggctGGTTTTGGAGATTACAGTGGTTATAATCGGCCTTTCGGATTAGATCCTAATAGGGAGACTAATGATATATATGACACCCGTTACCAACAAATCTACGGCTACCATACCCCCTTAACTGAAGAGTATCAAGGTCCGCCCTTGGTAATGGACGATGCTCCAGAAgaag AAAACAATGCCTATGTAACAACAGCCATAAGTGTAGCAAGTCTTATAACCGAAAATTTATTAAGTCACCCATTTATTGTGCTTAGAAGACAATGTCAG GTACACAATAGCTTGAGGAACTACCATATTGTACCATACACTCTTCTACCAGTTGTGGTAAGGTTGCATAGAAGGCAGGACTTCACCACACTCTGGAAAGGAATTGGTTCCACATGCATTGTGAAGGGCCTTAACTTGGCTGTTGAAGATGTCATGTCGAAGGGAACGGGATGGCCAAA AGAAATTGGAAAGTGCAGCTCAGTGTTACAATTTTTACAACATTTGACTTTGAAAAG TATAAGTATAGCAATAGTCACTCCTTTCTACTCTGCTAGTCTAGTAGAGACAGTGCAAAGCGACATTGCAAGTGATAAACCTGCTCTATTGGATGTATTCAGAGAAGGTTTTATGCGTATTCTGGAATGGGGAACTCCGAGCCGTGGCAGAATGCTACCCATATGGGCTATTGTATTGCCGACAGTATCTCTTggcatttcaaaatattttgctca tattttattaagaaGCGTAACAGTAAGAATCTTACGCTTCCAACAGAGACACAAACATGAATTAAATGATTCATATAATGTAAACTATTCTAAGAATGCCCAAAATCCTCTAATAGAAGATATGAATTTAAAGGCCAACATATTCTCCTTTATAACAATGGAAATTCTATTCTACCCAGTTGAGACTATCATACACAGACTACATATACAG gGGACAAGAACAATAATAGACAACTTAGACACAGGAACATCTGTGACCCCTATCCTAACGGGTTACCAAGGGTTTATGGATTGCTACAACACAACCATCGCCAAAGAGGGCTTAGGTGGCCTGTACAAAGGTTTTGGTGCCCTAGTGCTACAGCTCGCTGCACATTTAGctataataaaactaacaacATTAGTAGTATCAGAAATGTCTAACCTCCTCAAACCAGCTAGCACCCCAACTAATTCAGAGGATTCTGTTCACTCACAACAAAAGTATTTGTTTAACTGA
- the LOC124534680 gene encoding 39S ribosomal protein L34, mitochondrial, whose protein sequence is MSKFMTAVLQPLKCVSQTLQSFAHVSPTTSLVKPENPLLSLIRTKVRCYFPRPNEVRRVRRHGWNARMSTPNGRRIIMRRFLKGRHVLSH, encoded by the exons ATGTCTAAATTTATGACAGCTGTTCTACAACCcttaaa ATGCGTAAGCCAAACGTTACAATCATTCGCACACGTTTCACCAACTACCAGTCTAGTAAAACCCGAAAATCCCTTGTTATCACTTATTAGAACTAAGGTAAGATGTTATTTTCCGCGTCCCAACGAAGTGAGAAGAGTTCGTCGCCATGGCTGGAATGCTAGAATGTCAACTCCAAATGGTCGAAGAATTATCATGAGAAGGTTCTTAAAAGGCCGACACGTTTTGTCTCATTAA
- the LOC124534678 gene encoding protein AF-9 gives MSAVRVNIEIGHEASLKSKKTSEGFTHDWEIFVRGQEGAEISHFVEKVVFKLHETFQKPRRVVKEPPFSIKESGYAGFNLPIELYLKNKDEPKKITFIYDLTLQHGGFLKDRYIFENPNEEFKRRLLKGGGMIVDKNAFYTNPDQESRSRDSFTDEKPQLVSKPKLSSDNNKKHKTKEYKEEPKTSSFENLFGPLIRKPPKVSPDPKKLEKNLTSAKSDKKDKERSSSDKKAKHEHKEAKSDKLNMKEEKQKVEKSKNHSREQERIKEKASKRQSERPPSPEPPKKKCPTPNRKVPSPVPRSSSASSMKEEYKPTKHISENFEQKKTKSDDRIPEIKIEKDTKEKKKKEKKSHDRDKERKEKKDHKKDSHKNKDSPKEPLKELVKEVPKSREIVKEKEIVKNSPVKEKLLKPEKTKENLRKSPQLEIPERHENHKSKDKGEPERKHKHKKKDKKRDESKEKHKESSKDRKQKHDKVREIAIEKPEVIELRETPIQKERALPEPASPISIDTASQCSSKSGLNKGILIGTEDINSSHSDSEGSMIADEEDMKVKIENPSPKHVKREPSPEPEPEPEPEPEPEPEPEIEPEPERIVEVPPVQPKEKSKKHKDKSKREEKRRKRKAAVEEDAENRKIAKAADSGPSNNETEHGESSGSLSIETKVQDNGVSSSLGEDAEPGDLSPDYMVQLRGLQQRIMTIKNNEDLERVVNLIAETGRYEVTTQTFDFDLCLLDRSTVQQLIQLVGC, from the exons ATGTCGGCAGTTAGAGTAAATATAGAAATCGGGCATGAAGCTTCATTGAAATCTAAGAAAACCTCTGAAGGCTTCACTCATGATTGGGAAATTTTCGTACGCGGTCAAGAAGGCGCTGAGATAAGTCATTTTGTCGAAAAAGTAGTTTTTAAACTACATGAAACTTTTCAAAAACCAAGACGAG ttgtaAAAGAACCTCCCTTTTCTATTAAAGAGTCTGGCTATGCAGGATTTAATCTTCCAAttgaactatatttaaaaaataaagacgaACCTAAGAAAATTACCTTTATCTATGATTTAACACTACAGCATGGTGGATTTTTAAAagacagatatatttttgaaaatccaAATGAAGAGTTTAAGAGAAGACTTTTAAAGGGCGGTGGAATGATTGTTgacaaaaatgcattttataccAATCCTGACCAAGAGAGTAGAAGTAGGGATTCATTTACCGATGAAAAGCCACAACTTGTCAGTAAACCTAAGCTATCATCAGATAATAACaagaaacataaaacaaaagagtACAAAGAAGAACCTAAAACTAGcagttttgaaaatttatttggGCCCCTTATCAGGAAACCACCAAAAGTGTCACCAGATCCTAAAAAACTTGAGAAAAATTTGACATCAGCAAAATcagataaaaaagataaagaacGGTCAAGCTCTGATAAGAAAGCGAAACATGAACATAAAGAAGCAAAATCTGATAAACTTAATATGAAAGAAGAGAAACAAAAAGTtgaaaaatctaaaaatcataGCCGAGAACAAGAAAGAATTAAAGAGAAAGCCTCTAAAAGACAAAGCGAAAGGCCACCTTCTCCTGAACCACCAAAGAAAAAATGTCCAACTCCAAACAGAAAAGTTCCAAGTCCTGTACCTAGATCTAGTAGTGCATCTAGTATGAAAGAAGAATATAAACCAACAAAGCATATTTCAGAAAACTTTgaacaaaagaaaacaaaatctgATGATAGAATACccgaaattaaaatagaaaaagatacaaaagagaaaaagaaaaaagaaaagaagaGTCATGATAGagataaagaaagaaaagaaaagaaagatcATAAGAAGGACAGTCACAAAAACAAAGATTCTCCAAAAGAGCCATTGAAAGAATTAGTAAAAGAAGTACCAAAAAGTAGAGAAATAgtgaaagaaaaagaaatagttaaaaattctcctgtaaaagaaaaactattaaaacCAGAAAAAACTAAAGAAAACCTTAGAAAATCTCCTCAGCTAGAAATTCCTGAACGTCATGAAAATCACAAATCTAAAGATAAAGGTGAACCTGAAAGGAAACATAAGCACaagaaaaaagataaaaaaagagATGAATCTAAAGAAAAGCACAAAGAATCAAGCAAAGATAGGAAACAAAAACATGATAAAGTTCGGGAAATAGCAATTGAAAAACCTGAGGTTATAGAACTCAGGGAAACTCCAATACAAAAAGAGCGGGCTCTTCCTGAGCCAGCTTCCCCCATATCTATAGATACAGCATCTCAGTGTAGTTCTAAAAGTGGTCTTAATAAAGGTATTCTTATTGGAACCGAAGATATAAACAGCAGCCATTCAGATTCTGAAGGTTCAATGATTGCAGATGAGGAAGAtatgaaagtaaaaatagaaaatCCATCACCAAAGCATGTGAAACGAGAACCTTCCCCAGAACCTGAACCAGAGCCTGAACCAGAGCCGGAGCCAGAGCCAGAACCTGAAATTGAACCAGAACCTGAGCGTATAGTTGAAGTACCTCCAGTACAGCCAAAAGAAAAATCCAAAAAACACAAGGATAAATCTAAAAGAGAAGAAAAGCGACGAAAAAGAAAAGCTGCTGTGGAGGAAGATGCAGAGAACAGAAAAATTGCTAAGGCTGCTGATTCAGGGCCCTCTAATAATGAAACGGAACATGGAGAAAGCAGTGGCTCTTTGTCAATAGAGACCAAAGTACAAGACAATGGAGTGTCGAGTAGTTTGGGTGAGGATGCAGAGCCAGGAGATTTGTCACCAGACTACATGGTACAATTGAGAGGTTTGCAGCAACGCATAATGACAATTAAGAACAATGAAGATCTTGAAAGGGTTGTGAATCTCATAGCAGAGACTGGGAGGTATGAAGTAACCACTCAAACATTTGATTTTGATCTATGTTTATTAGATCGTTCAACAGTGCAGCAATTGATACAGCTCGTGGGTTGCTAG
- the LOC124534676 gene encoding nonsense-mediated mRNA decay factor SMG5, with the protein MTNGCNEYLESKIAERNERAKKVYRYVSDIARRLSEATADCRVLPDLFSTEIESQRQKLRDYCEKLFFLDPENYGKKSLELLWRKVYYDTVSVAKKLRANDNGGENYLFSHILCGIGQFHHFMTKVQSEMQVELKELDFLPLFIDEENEEVVQENQQSQENYELGKSILFSCLIYLGDLSRYQVEIFNTFDSSLAARYYLQAAQIDLTSGMPFNQLGNLYLDKNYNLDSVCYYIHCLNALLPFEGAIGNLTKIFEKNSQFCESMNATDSMTQSEHMQITIAKFLTLIEIWYLGKEENNVAKICNTIALQFKIAMDFTKMPLPDMNKNYNEYTQAIEEENVNPSYLNASIIHNIVQICLFTIAKLNESDESQAFACKAFTLAFLSQILQKLLKQLESFGLKNPAHKYNSRYLFNKSLNKQIEKDVEYEKNVETATEPDEVNLTNGDTNNDETLSKDNNSEEINTVTNGDVKNNKKPVAKRRRRRRVASSESSDMSDVDTESSGVDTDKSDSEDEEDASDSPFHSDDDSKSDGSVYDGMDNELDVKMNGTSENINTGIDDENKEINDNIIPTITNNNKLQPPEDTNKVNIKEIEKFLLGDNFLPSIKLLQDWVLTEKDLILSCGDSGEALFQCVVDLLNIFLYYFGAKSNEMIASTEYKILDYAKKIAKRLKLEYKTIPLPEDINLRGTNICKFDKDAAEWQIIEKSKTTVIEENVIRILNFIDFGYQIAKIIPRIRFNRSLKVFYFKKSLPPKVTTKINHKKVREWQNTKKQMESSESGLLRRLGRLWLASQVRELERSGQTDVPSLLAVDTATLYKHLRRIKQLVRTRNFIFLVPTIVLQELDELKRERSSARDAIRWLEIQLKSGSRFLRTQRPGQSRPLPLLKYPRKAPPHVHNFMQILEFCNHFTADEKQSQGGNGDPDNSVHGKSAPLLILLVGNELGKSDEQYKDFSLTGAAQASGITVQYIGDFYTKWRQTMHKSGKKR; encoded by the exons ATGACGAACGGATGCAATGAATATTTGGAATCCAAAATAGCTGAGCGCAATGAACGTGCTAAAAAAGTCTATCG GTATGTAAGTGATATTGCCCGACGCCTGAGTGAGGCCACAGCAGATTGTCGTGTGCTTCCAGATCTTTTCAGCACAGAGATTGAATCGCAACGTCAGAAGCTACGTGACTATTGTGAGAAGTTGTTCTTTTTAGATCCAGAAAATTATGGTAAAAAATCTCTTGAACTTCTCTGGCgtaaagtatattatgataCAGTAAGTGTTGCTAAAAAGCTAAGAGCAAATGATAATGGAGGTGAGAACTACTTATTCAGTCATATCCTATGCGGGATTGGTCAGTTCCATCATTTTATGACTAAAGTCCAGTCTGAAATGCAAGTGGAACTAAAGGAGTTAGACTTTTTGCCTTTATTCATTGATGAGGAAAATGAAGAAGTTGTGCAAGAAAATCAACAATCTCAGGAAAACTATGAGCTAGGCAAATCAATCTTGTTTTCCTGTTTGATATATCTTGGTGATCTAAGTCGCTACCAAGTGgaaatatttaacacatttgaTTCTTCTTTGGCAGCTCGATACTATCTACAAGCTGCTCAGATTGACTTAACATCTGGAATGCCATTTAACCAGTTGGGTAATCTATACTTGGACAAGAATTATAATTTAGACTCTGTTTGTTACTACATCCATTGTCTCAATGCCTTGTTGCCTTTTGAAGGCGCAATAggaaatttgacaaaaatatttgaaaaaaattctCAGTTCTGTGAATCAATGAATGCCACCGATTCAATGACTCAATCTGAACATATGCAAATTACCATTGCAAAATTCCtgacattaattgaaatatggtATCTAGGCAAAGAAGAGAATAATGTCGCAAAAATATGCAACACAATAGCTCTACAATTTAAAATAGCTATGGATTTTACAAAAATGCCCCTTCCAGATATGAACAAAAATTACAACGAATACACTCAAGCAATTGAAGAAGAAAATGTTAATCCGTCTTATTTGAATGCAAGCATTATTCATAACATTGTCCAAATTTGCTTATTTACTATTGCCAAATTAAATGAATCAGATGAAAGTCAAGCATTTGCTTGTAAAGCATTTACTCTGGCCTTTTTATCTCAAATACTACAAAAGCTTTTGAAACAATTAGAATCATTTGGTTTAAAAAATCCTGcccataaatataattcaagatATTTATTCAACAAATCATTAAATAAGCAAATAGAAAAAGATGtagaatatgaaaaaaatgtagaaaCTGCAACTGAACCAGATGAAGTGAACTTAACAAATGGTGATACAAACAATGACGAAACATTAAGTAAAGATAATAACTCTGAAGAAATAAACACTGTAACAAATGgcgatgtcaaaaataataaaaaacctgtCGCAAAACGCCGTCGTAGACGTCGAGTTGCTTCATCGGAGAGCTCAGATATGAGTGACGTGGACACTGAGAGCAGCGGAGTTGACACGGATAAATCAGATTCAGAAGACGAAGAAGATGCCTCAGATTCACCCTTTCACTCCGATGATGATTCAAAAAGTGATGGGTCTGTGTATGATGGCATGGATAATGAATTAGATGTTAAAATGAATGGAACatcagaaaatataaatactggtattgatgatgaaaataaagaaatcaatgataatataatacctacaattacaaataataacaaactaCAACCTCCTGAGGAtacaaataaagttaatattaaagaGATAGAAAAGTTTTTACTTGGTGATAATTTCCTACCCAGTATAAAACTATTGCAGGATTGGGTACTGACAGAAAAAGACCTGATTTTGTCATGTGGGGACAGTGGAGAAGCTCTGTTTCAGTGTGTGGTAGATTTGTTAAATATCTTTCTTTACTATTTCGGTGCAAAAAGCAACGAAATGATTGCGAGTACAGAGTATAAGATTCTAGACTATgctaaaaaaattgcaaaacgACTGAAACTCGAATATAAGACCATACCGTTACCTGAAGACATTAATTTGCGCGGTaccaatatttgtaaatttgatAAAGATGCGGCTGAATggcaaataattgaaaaatcgAAGACAACTGTAATTGAAGAAAACGTCATCCGTATTTTGAATTTCATTGACTTTGGTTACCAAATTGCGAAGATTATTCCGAGGATAAGGTTCAATAGATCATTAAAAGTATTCTACTTTAAAAAATCTCTTCCTCCTAAAGTGACAACAAAAATTAACCATAAGAAAGTTAGAGAATggcaaaatacaaaaaaacag ATGGAGTCCAGTGAAAGTGGCCTGTTACGGCGCCTCGGTCGCTTGTGGCTCGCGTCTCAGGTGCGCGAGCTGGAGCGCAGCGGGCAGACGGACGTGCCGTCGCTGCTGGCCGTGGACACCGCCACCCTCTACAAGCACCTCCGACGAATCAAGCAGTTGGTGCGCACGCGGAATTTCATATTTCTCGTCCCCACCATTG TGTTGCAGGAACTAGACGAGTTAAAGCGTGAGCGCAGTTCCGCGCGGGACGCCATCCGCTGGCTTGAAATACAACTCAAGAGCGGCTCGCGGTTTCTACGGACTCAGCGCCCCGGCCAGTCGAGGCCCCTGCCTCTACTGAAGTACCCGCGGAAAGCGCCGCCGCACGTACACAACTTCATGCAGATACTGGAATTCTGCAACCACTTCACGGCCGACGAGAAACAAAGCCAAGGAGGCAACGGCGACCCCGACAATTCGGTGCACGGAAAGTCGGCCCCGCTGCTGATATTGCTCGTCGGAAACGAGCTAGGAAAGAGTGACGAGCAGTACAAAGACTTCAGTCTGACCGGCGCGGCGCAGGCCTCGGGTATCACTGTGCAGTACATCGGAGACTTCTACACGAAGTGGCGTCAAACGATGCACAAGAGTGGCAAGAAGAGATGA